CGCGCACCCGTTCAGCGACGTTCTCGCGGGTGTAGTCGATGGTCGCCCAGGCGCCATTGCTGATCGCCAGCTCGGCCTTTTCCGCCGAGCCGACGGTGCCGATCAGCTTGACCCCCAGCGCCCGCGCCCACTGGCAGGCGATCGACCCGACCCCGCCGGCGGCGGCATGGAACAGGATCGTCTCGCCCTGCTCGACGCGATGCGTCTGGCGCAGCAAGTATTGGGTGGTCAGGCCCTTGAGCATTGCCGCGGCGGCAGTTTCGAAGTCGATGCCGTCGGGCAGCACCACGACCTTGTCGGCCGGCAGCACATGCAGTTCGGCGTAGGCGCCCAGCGGGCCCTGGGCATAGGCGACGCGGTCGCCGGGCTTCAAGTGAGCGACGCCCTCGCCGACGGCATCGACGACACCCGCACCCTCGGTACCCAGGCCGGAGGGCAGGCCCGGTGCCGGGTAGAGTCCGGTGCGGAAGTAGATGTCGATGAAGTTCAGGCCCACCGCATGATTCTTGACCCGTACCTCGCCGGCCGCGGGTTCGCCGGGCTCGCTATCGACGTATTCCAGAACCTCGGGGCCGCCGGTGCGGGAAAACTGGATTCGCTTGGCCATGACGCAATG
The genomic region above belongs to Halomonas zincidurans B6 and contains:
- a CDS encoding NADPH:quinone reductase; the encoded protein is MAKRIQFSRTGGPEVLEYVDSEPGEPAAGEVRVKNHAVGLNFIDIYFRTGLYPAPGLPSGLGTEGAGVVDAVGEGVAHLKPGDRVAYAQGPLGAYAELHVLPADKVVVLPDGIDFETAAAAMLKGLTTQYLLRQTHRVEQGETILFHAAAGGVGSIACQWARALGVKLIGTVGSAEKAELAISNGAWATIDYTRENVAERVRELTDGAMVPVVYDSVGKDTWETSLDCLQKRGLMVSFGNSSGAVEGVNIGILNQKGSLFVTRPSLNGYADTRERFEAMCQDLFGVLESGQVKVNVAQRFPLEKAGEAQQALASRRTTGSTVLLP